Proteins from one Dysgonomonas sp. HDW5A genomic window:
- a CDS encoding lipopolysaccharide assembly protein LapB: MGLFDFFKKANENFEQGVKCLEGDNYPDAIKYFKQVNSSNKHYDEALIHILSSLSALGEDEQVIEWFAKLSPSVPNYDQAMVDVVGAYVNTGQYEEAFAWFAKISPSSSSFSIGIINYLAALLNVESPDKYRSECEKAIVSFTKLDAADRLYTMSLKYLLRVLSEYNKFQELLHYSNIFLEIKENHPLGLYFKGEALYELEKYDTALECLNKIYCESDEFVDAVYVKALIHEQFGNEDEAQKCWAEVERLENLGSSAIVADKDGKREIVNYRNRVPRKRLV, translated from the coding sequence ATGGGACTTTTTGATTTTTTTAAAAAGGCAAATGAAAATTTTGAGCAAGGGGTAAAATGTCTCGAAGGAGACAATTACCCCGACGCCATTAAGTATTTTAAGCAAGTCAATTCGTCCAACAAGCACTATGATGAGGCACTAATCCATATTTTAAGCTCTTTATCTGCTTTAGGCGAAGATGAACAGGTTATCGAGTGGTTTGCAAAACTATCACCTTCTGTACCAAACTATGATCAGGCAATGGTTGATGTTGTTGGTGCTTACGTAAATACCGGACAATACGAAGAAGCTTTCGCTTGGTTTGCAAAGATTTCCCCATCCAGTTCCAGTTTCAGTATTGGAATAATAAACTACTTAGCTGCACTGTTAAATGTTGAATCTCCTGATAAGTATCGTTCTGAATGCGAAAAAGCCATTGTCAGCTTTACGAAATTAGATGCAGCTGACCGGTTGTATACCATGTCGTTAAAGTATTTGTTGAGGGTTTTGTCCGAATACAATAAATTTCAAGAGTTGCTCCATTATAGTAATATCTTTTTGGAAATAAAGGAGAATCATCCTTTAGGACTATATTTCAAAGGTGAAGCTTTGTATGAACTGGAGAAATACGATACTGCATTGGAATGTCTAAATAAAATATATTGCGAGTCTGATGAATTTGTTGATGCAGTCTACGTTAAAGCATTGATTCATGAACAGTTTGGGAATGAAGATGAGGCTCAGAAATGCTGGGCAGAGGTAGAACGTCTCGAAAATTTAGGATCTTCTGCTATTGTTGCCGATAAAGATGGCAAAAGGGAGATTGTAAATTATAGGAATAGAGTTCCTCGAAAGAGATTGGTATAA
- a CDS encoding endonuclease/exonuclease/phosphatase family protein, producing the protein MGIKGKHLVINVSKGLKYLILTVNVLVALLLLLSTLAPVTSPFDFVIISYLGLGFPILLFINVCFFIVWLVFLKWKYFVIQLVILLFCWNSINTYIPLNSPSKDIPEKSFKIMSYNVRGFDWLTGDEARNNPIFSYMANSGADIICMQEFAVEEKKDKDKIISLEELDGFLEEYPYRTIIRLGDTINSCMYGLACYSKFPIEKVARIPIESAFNGAGMYEIKIGKKSLTIVNNHLESNRLTAEDKVLFKELVVDKNRKKLDAVTQTIRSHLDPAFKTRATQANIIADCIRIQREKTDAMIVCGDFNEPPISYAYETIKGNFLDAFKYTGRGVGITYHEDGFYFRIDYIMHSLNLQAYNCTVGDVKYSDHYPIWAWIKFK; encoded by the coding sequence ATGGGTATTAAAGGTAAACATTTAGTAATAAATGTAAGTAAGGGGTTGAAGTATCTGATCCTCACCGTAAATGTTTTAGTTGCATTACTATTACTTCTTTCTACGTTAGCTCCGGTGACATCTCCATTTGATTTTGTAATTATATCTTATCTGGGATTAGGCTTTCCAATACTGCTTTTTATTAATGTCTGTTTTTTTATTGTTTGGCTTGTTTTTCTGAAATGGAAATATTTTGTAATTCAGTTAGTTATCCTTCTATTTTGCTGGAACTCTATTAATACATATATTCCATTAAATTCTCCCTCAAAAGATATTCCCGAGAAGAGTTTTAAGATAATGTCCTATAATGTCAGAGGATTTGACTGGCTGACAGGTGACGAAGCTCGTAATAACCCTATATTTTCGTATATGGCAAATAGTGGTGCAGATATTATCTGTATGCAGGAATTTGCCGTGGAAGAAAAAAAGGATAAAGACAAGATAATATCACTCGAAGAATTAGATGGTTTTTTAGAAGAATATCCTTATCGTACTATTATCCGATTGGGGGATACTATAAACTCATGTATGTATGGTTTAGCTTGCTATTCTAAATTTCCGATAGAAAAGGTTGCACGGATTCCTATTGAAAGTGCTTTTAATGGGGCGGGAATGTATGAGATAAAGATAGGAAAGAAGTCTCTAACTATTGTGAATAATCACTTGGAATCTAACAGGCTTACAGCCGAAGATAAGGTTCTGTTTAAAGAATTGGTGGTTGATAAAAACCGAAAGAAGTTGGATGCAGTTACTCAGACCATACGCAGTCATTTAGATCCGGCTTTTAAAACACGGGCTACTCAGGCGAATATTATAGCTGATTGTATTCGGATACAAAGGGAGAAAACGGATGCAATGATTGTTTGTGGTGATTTTAATGAGCCTCCGATATCATATGCTTATGAAACGATAAAAGGCAATTTTCTGGATGCTTTTAAGTATACCGGAAGAGGAGTCGGCATAACGTATCATGAAGACGGCTTTTATTTCAGGATAGATTATATTATGCACAGCCTTAATCTTCAAGCTTATAATTGTACGGTGGGTGATGTTAAATATTCAGACCATTATCCGATTTGGGCGTGGATTAAATTTAAGTAA
- a CDS encoding glutathione peroxidase, whose translation MSIYNYTVKDSKGNDVSMEEYKGKVVLIVNTATECGFTPQYKDLQDLYLKYKDQGFEILDFPCNQFAGQAPGTDEELASFCEMKYNTTFKTFAKIDVNGDNADPLFKFLKENSKGFITEAIKWNFTKFLIDRNGKVVKRYAPTTNPSKIEGDIEKELQ comes from the coding sequence ATGAGCATTTATAATTATACAGTAAAAGACTCCAAAGGAAACGATGTCTCGATGGAAGAATATAAAGGTAAAGTAGTATTGATTGTAAACACTGCCACCGAGTGCGGTTTTACACCTCAATACAAAGACTTACAGGATTTATACCTGAAATATAAAGACCAAGGATTCGAAATATTGGATTTCCCTTGTAATCAATTTGCAGGTCAGGCACCGGGAACAGACGAAGAATTGGCTTCGTTCTGTGAAATGAAATACAATACAACGTTTAAAACATTTGCCAAAATTGATGTCAATGGAGATAATGCAGACCCGTTGTTCAAGTTTCTGAAAGAAAACAGCAAAGGTTTTATTACAGAAGCTATCAAATGGAATTTCACCAAATTCCTAATCGATCGCAACGGAAAGGTAGTAAAACGTTATGCCCCAACAACCAACCCCTCAAAAATAGAGGGCGACATAGAGAAAGAATTACAGTAA
- the carA gene encoding glutamine-hydrolyzing carbamoyl-phosphate synthase small subunit, giving the protein MQTDKPVRLILDDGTIFDGRSFGAEKAAAGEVVFSTAMVGYPESLTDPSYIGQILTVTFPLVGNYGVPEDSFTNGISDFFESEKIQISGLIISDYSHEYSHWNAKKSLGEWLKEHNVPGIYGIDTRELTKILREKGSMKGKIVFGDENEIDFLDPNIENQVAKASCAEVITYGTGDKKVVLVDCGVKHNIIRCLLKRDITLIRVPWDYDFNQIEFDGLFISNGPGNPDFCEVTVQNIRKAMETGKPICGICMGNQLLSKAGGATVYKLKYGHRSHNQPVRLANSERCFITSQNHGFAVSNASLGEDWEPLFTNLNDGTNEGIRHKTKPFFSAQFHPEAASGPTDTDFIFDMFFDKL; this is encoded by the coding sequence ATGCAGACAGACAAACCTGTACGATTGATTCTTGATGATGGGACTATCTTTGACGGAAGGTCTTTTGGTGCTGAGAAGGCGGCAGCCGGAGAAGTAGTATTTAGTACTGCTATGGTTGGCTATCCGGAGAGTCTTACCGACCCTTCTTACATCGGACAAATCCTCACAGTAACATTTCCCCTAGTTGGTAATTACGGAGTTCCCGAGGATTCTTTTACCAATGGTATTTCGGACTTTTTCGAGTCGGAAAAAATCCAGATTAGTGGTCTGATTATTTCGGATTACTCACATGAGTATTCTCACTGGAATGCAAAGAAAAGTTTGGGTGAATGGCTTAAAGAGCATAATGTACCCGGAATTTATGGTATAGATACACGTGAGTTAACCAAGATTCTTAGAGAAAAAGGTTCGATGAAAGGTAAAATCGTTTTTGGAGACGAAAATGAAATTGACTTTTTAGACCCGAATATTGAAAATCAAGTTGCGAAAGCAAGCTGTGCGGAAGTTATAACTTACGGAACAGGGGATAAAAAAGTGGTTCTGGTTGACTGTGGAGTGAAACATAACATAATCCGCTGCCTGTTGAAGAGAGATATTACTCTGATACGTGTGCCTTGGGATTATGACTTTAATCAGATAGAATTTGACGGATTGTTTATTTCGAACGGACCGGGTAATCCCGATTTTTGTGAAGTGACAGTTCAAAATATACGCAAGGCAATGGAAACAGGTAAACCTATCTGTGGAATCTGCATGGGTAACCAATTATTGTCGAAAGCGGGTGGAGCTACTGTTTATAAATTAAAATATGGACACCGTAGTCACAATCAACCTGTACGATTGGCTAACAGCGAAAGATGTTTCATCACTTCTCAAAATCACGGATTTGCAGTATCGAACGCATCTCTGGGCGAGGATTGGGAACCACTCTTCACGAACCTAAATGATGGAACGAATGAAGGTATTCGTCACAAGACGAAACCATTCTTCTCTGCACAGTTTCACCCCGAAGCTGCCAGCGGTCCTACTGATACAGATTTCATATTCGATATGTTTTTTGATAAACTGTGA
- a CDS encoding endonuclease MutS2 — MIYPDNFEQKIGFDKIRNLITSKCLSTLGEEKTDEMIFSSDYNTIQSQLSQTDEFIRIIQEEDNFPVNHFFDVRPALKNIRVEGTWLEESAVFDLRRSLQTIRDIVSFLKKEDEENTPYPHLQELAGEVLIFPQLLTRIDHILDKYGRIKDNASPELNRIRKEITHVSGGISKSLNAILRAAQSEGLVEKDVSPTMRDGRLVIPVAPAFKRKLKGIVHDESASGKTVFIEPAEVVEANNRVRELESEERREIVKILIAFTDEVRPLAPDIVQSYDFLAWIDFIRAKARFALDIEAIRPTVENKQQVGWDKAKHPLLYLSHKKQNKSIIPLDIWLDSENRLLIISGPNAGGKSVCLKTVGLLQYMVQCGLLIPLAESSKVGIFDKIFIDIGDEQSIENDLSTYSSHLTNMKMFVRNCDSKSLLLIDEFGGGTEPQIGGAIAESLLKRFNEKESFGVITTHYQNLKHFANEHQGVVNGAMLYDRHLMQPLFTLSIGNPGSSFAIEIARKIGLPEDVIAEASEIVGSDYINMDKYLQDIVRDKRYWETKRQSVRLKEKRLEEITSQYETDLTDVGKQRKEIIRQAKEEAQRLLSDANAKIENTIRSIKEAQAEKEKTKEVRQGLAAFKAKLEAEETQVDDKISRKIQKLQEREKSKKEKPKATKEEKLQTISVGDSVRMKGQISAGEVMEIQGKNAVVAFGMIKSTVKLESLERVSKNQIKREAQKSTFVSSQTSDMTYDKKLNFKQEIDLRGMRGDEALQAVMYFIDDAIQIGAGRVRILHGTGTGALRQIIRDYLRTVNGVKNYQDEHVQFGGAGITIVDLD; from the coding sequence GTGATATACCCCGATAATTTTGAACAAAAAATAGGATTTGATAAAATCCGCAACTTAATTACGTCCAAATGCCTAAGTACGTTAGGCGAAGAAAAGACCGACGAAATGATTTTTTCGTCAGACTATAATACGATACAAAGTCAACTTTCGCAAACAGACGAATTTATACGCATCATTCAGGAAGAAGATAATTTTCCTGTCAACCATTTCTTCGATGTACGCCCCGCCCTTAAAAATATACGGGTAGAAGGTACTTGGTTAGAAGAAAGTGCAGTATTCGACCTTCGCCGATCGTTGCAAACCATCAGAGATATTGTCAGTTTTCTAAAAAAGGAAGACGAAGAAAATACGCCCTATCCTCATTTGCAAGAATTGGCAGGAGAAGTACTTATTTTCCCTCAACTTCTCACCCGAATAGATCATATATTGGATAAATACGGACGCATCAAAGACAATGCATCGCCCGAACTGAATCGTATTCGCAAAGAGATAACCCATGTATCGGGAGGTATTTCCAAAAGCCTGAATGCGATATTACGTGCCGCACAATCAGAAGGATTAGTCGAAAAAGACGTAAGCCCAACCATGCGTGACGGACGATTGGTAATACCCGTTGCACCTGCTTTCAAACGAAAATTGAAAGGTATTGTGCACGATGAGTCGGCATCAGGAAAGACCGTTTTCATAGAGCCTGCCGAAGTGGTAGAAGCCAATAACCGTGTACGCGAATTGGAAAGCGAAGAGCGTAGGGAAATTGTAAAAATCCTAATCGCTTTTACAGATGAAGTACGCCCTTTAGCACCCGACATCGTTCAATCATACGATTTTCTGGCTTGGATAGACTTTATCCGTGCTAAGGCTCGTTTTGCTTTGGACATTGAAGCAATAAGACCCACTGTAGAAAATAAACAACAGGTAGGATGGGATAAAGCAAAACATCCCCTACTCTATCTTTCGCACAAAAAACAGAATAAGTCTATTATTCCACTTGATATTTGGCTCGATAGCGAAAACCGTCTGCTTATTATATCAGGACCTAATGCAGGAGGTAAATCGGTCTGCCTAAAGACAGTCGGTTTACTGCAATATATGGTACAATGCGGATTATTGATTCCTCTGGCTGAAAGTTCGAAAGTAGGTATTTTCGACAAGATATTTATAGATATAGGTGACGAGCAATCGATAGAAAACGACTTGAGTACATACAGCTCGCATCTTACCAATATGAAAATGTTTGTACGTAATTGCGATTCAAAATCACTATTATTGATTGATGAATTTGGTGGAGGAACCGAGCCTCAAATCGGTGGAGCAATTGCCGAATCGTTGCTGAAACGTTTCAATGAAAAAGAATCGTTCGGTGTAATTACTACTCACTATCAGAACTTGAAACATTTTGCCAACGAACACCAAGGTGTTGTTAATGGTGCTATGCTCTATGATCGACATTTGATGCAACCCCTCTTTACATTATCAATTGGTAATCCTGGAAGTTCGTTTGCCATAGAAATCGCACGTAAAATAGGTTTGCCCGAGGATGTAATTGCCGAAGCTTCAGAAATTGTAGGTAGCGACTATATTAATATGGATAAATACCTGCAAGATATTGTTCGTGACAAGCGTTATTGGGAAACCAAACGCCAAAGTGTTCGCCTGAAAGAAAAACGCTTGGAGGAGATAACATCTCAATATGAAACAGACCTGACTGATGTAGGTAAACAACGCAAAGAGATTATTCGACAAGCAAAGGAGGAAGCTCAACGCTTACTTTCAGATGCTAATGCGAAAATTGAAAATACAATTCGCAGTATAAAAGAAGCTCAGGCCGAAAAAGAAAAAACAAAGGAAGTACGCCAAGGTCTTGCCGCATTCAAAGCAAAGCTGGAAGCTGAAGAAACTCAAGTTGATGATAAAATAAGCCGTAAAATCCAGAAGTTGCAGGAAAGGGAGAAAAGCAAAAAAGAAAAACCCAAAGCAACTAAAGAAGAAAAACTTCAAACTATTTCAGTTGGAGACAGTGTCCGCATGAAAGGGCAAATCTCAGCGGGGGAAGTCATGGAGATTCAAGGTAAAAATGCAGTTGTAGCTTTCGGTATGATAAAATCGACAGTCAAACTAGAAAGTCTTGAACGGGTTAGCAAGAATCAAATTAAACGAGAGGCTCAGAAAAGTACATTCGTCAGTTCTCAAACCAGCGATATGACGTACGATAAGAAGCTAAACTTCAAACAGGAAATAGACTTACGAGGAATGCGTGGTGATGAAGCCTTGCAAGCCGTTATGTATTTCATAGATGATGCTATCCAAATCGGAGCAGGGCGTGTCCGTATCCTCCATGGAACCGGTACAGGTGCTTTACGCCAGATTATACGTGATTATCTTCGAACTGTAAATGGGGTAAAGAATTATCAGGATGAGCATGTCCAGTTTGGAGGTGCAGGCATTACAATAGTTGACTTGGATTAA
- the carB gene encoding carbamoyl-phosphate synthase (glutamine-hydrolyzing) large subunit, with protein sequence MDKDIKKVLVLGSGALKIGEAGEFDYSGSQALKALKEEGIETVLINPNIATVQTSEGSADKIYFLPITPYFVEKVVQKEKPDGILLAFGGQTALNCGVQLFEQGILDKYNLRVLGTPVQAIMDTEDRELFVQKLDQIDVKTIKSMAVGSIEDAVKAAAELGYPIIVRAAYALGGLGSGFCNNEQELRTLAEKALNYSSQLLVERSLKGWKEIEYEVVRDKYDNCMTVCNMENFDPLGIHTGESIVVAPSQTLTNSEFHKLREIAIRIVRHIGIVGECNVQYAFDPESEDYRVIEVNARLSRSSALASKATGYPLAFVAAKLGLGYGLFELKNSVTKSTSAFFEPALDYIVVKIPRWDLGKFHGVSKEIGSSMKSVGEIMAIGRNFEEAIQKGLRMLNIGMHGFTANKPLPVDDIDYELSNPTDKRIFYIYQAFAKGYDIDKIHDLTKIDKWFLQKLNIIFKCSQELKKYDDIQSLPIDLLRTSKQKGFSDFQIAKTICKEPSLVDNAARDIRTIRKQHGIVPVVKQIDTLAAEYPAQTNYLYLTYNGRTNDVKYLGDHKSVIVLGSGAYRIGSSVEFDWCSVNALQTVRKEGYRSVMINYNPETVSTDYDMCDRLYFDELTYERVMDIIELENPHGVILSVGGQIPNNLAIRLDEAKVNILGTTAKSIDNAEDRHKFSSMLDRIKVDQPRWKELTSLDDIKLFVDEVGYPVLIRPSYVLSGAAMNVCSNDQELENFLGLAAEVSKKHPVVVSEFIENAKEVEFDAVADKGDIVMYAISEHVEFAGVHSGDATIQFPAQRLYVETIRRVKKVAREIAHALQISGPFNIQFLAKENEIKVIECNLRASRSFPFVSKVLKINFIELATQVMLGMKVEKPSKNAFDLDYVGIKASQFSFSRLQKADPVLGVDMASTGEVGCIGDNFHDAMLKSMLSVGYRIPKKTVLFSTGPAKSKVALLEAAQLLHEKGYDIYATGGSQKFLVDNGVPATQVYWPSEDQKPSALEMIQNKQIDLVVNIPKNFSSSELNNGYKIRRAAIDFNIPLLTNSRLASAFIQAFCKVNVDDLEIKAWDEYE encoded by the coding sequence ATGGATAAAGATATAAAGAAAGTTCTGGTACTCGGTTCGGGAGCATTGAAGATCGGAGAAGCGGGAGAGTTTGACTACTCGGGTTCTCAGGCTTTGAAGGCTTTGAAAGAAGAAGGAATCGAGACAGTGCTCATCAATCCGAATATTGCTACCGTGCAAACTTCGGAAGGTAGTGCAGATAAAATATATTTCCTGCCTATCACTCCATACTTTGTGGAGAAGGTAGTACAAAAGGAAAAACCCGATGGAATACTTCTTGCTTTTGGTGGACAAACTGCATTGAATTGCGGTGTTCAACTATTCGAACAAGGTATTCTTGATAAATACAACCTGAGAGTTTTGGGTACGCCTGTTCAGGCAATCATGGATACCGAAGATCGTGAGTTGTTCGTTCAAAAGCTGGATCAGATAGATGTGAAAACCATCAAAAGTATGGCGGTTGGATCTATAGAAGATGCTGTAAAAGCAGCAGCCGAATTAGGTTATCCCATCATTGTACGTGCAGCATACGCTTTAGGAGGTTTAGGTTCGGGATTCTGTAACAACGAACAAGAGCTTCGTACTTTGGCTGAAAAAGCATTGAACTATTCTTCACAGCTTTTGGTCGAAAGATCACTAAAAGGCTGGAAAGAAATAGAATACGAAGTGGTACGTGATAAGTACGACAACTGTATGACGGTTTGTAACATGGAGAATTTCGACCCGCTAGGTATTCATACCGGTGAGAGTATTGTGGTTGCTCCTTCTCAAACGCTGACAAATTCTGAATTTCATAAATTACGCGAGATTGCTATCCGAATTGTAAGACATATCGGCATAGTAGGGGAGTGTAATGTACAATACGCATTCGACCCTGAGTCGGAAGATTATCGAGTAATCGAAGTGAATGCCCGTTTGAGCCGTTCATCTGCCTTGGCATCTAAAGCAACAGGTTATCCGTTGGCTTTTGTAGCTGCTAAATTAGGTTTGGGTTACGGACTATTCGAACTGAAAAATTCGGTGACGAAATCAACAAGTGCATTCTTTGAGCCGGCTCTTGACTACATCGTAGTAAAAATACCTCGTTGGGATTTAGGTAAATTCCACGGAGTATCTAAAGAAATCGGTTCGAGTATGAAGTCTGTCGGAGAGATTATGGCTATCGGTCGTAACTTCGAAGAGGCGATACAAAAAGGACTTCGTATGTTGAATATCGGTATGCACGGATTTACGGCAAACAAGCCTCTTCCTGTAGACGATATCGATTACGAATTGAGTAATCCTACCGATAAACGTATATTCTATATATATCAGGCATTTGCTAAAGGATACGATATCGACAAGATTCATGATCTGACTAAAATTGATAAATGGTTCTTGCAAAAATTGAATATTATCTTCAAATGTTCGCAAGAATTGAAGAAATACGACGATATACAATCGCTACCCATAGATTTGCTTCGTACTTCGAAACAAAAAGGATTCTCGGATTTTCAGATTGCAAAAACAATTTGTAAAGAACCCAGCTTGGTTGACAATGCTGCAAGAGACATCCGTACGATCAGAAAGCAACACGGAATAGTTCCTGTCGTGAAACAGATCGATACATTGGCTGCGGAATATCCTGCACAAACCAATTATTTGTATCTGACTTACAATGGCAGAACGAATGATGTGAAATACTTGGGTGATCACAAATCGGTTATCGTTCTCGGTTCGGGAGCATACCGTATCGGTTCTTCGGTAGAGTTTGACTGGTGTTCGGTGAATGCCCTGCAAACTGTCCGCAAAGAAGGATACCGCTCGGTAATGATCAACTACAACCCTGAGACGGTTTCTACCGACTACGATATGTGTGACCGCCTGTACTTCGATGAGTTGACATACGAGCGTGTGATGGATATTATCGAACTGGAAAATCCTCACGGGGTGATTCTTTCGGTAGGAGGACAGATACCTAATAACTTGGCTATCCGCTTGGATGAGGCTAAAGTAAATATCTTGGGTACAACTGCAAAAAGTATCGATAATGCTGAGGATCGTCACAAGTTCTCGAGCATGTTGGATAGAATAAAAGTAGACCAACCCCGTTGGAAAGAGCTGACTTCTCTGGATGATATCAAACTATTCGTAGACGAAGTAGGTTATCCGGTGTTGATCCGTCCGTCTTATGTCCTTTCGGGTGCGGCGATGAATGTTTGCTCTAACGATCAGGAGTTGGAAAACTTCTTGGGACTGGCTGCTGAGGTGTCGAAAAAACATCCGGTGGTTGTGTCAGAATTTATCGAAAATGCAAAAGAGGTTGAGTTTGATGCGGTAGCAGACAAAGGAGACATCGTGATGTATGCAATTTCTGAACACGTAGAGTTTGCCGGAGTTCACTCGGGTGATGCTACCATTCAGTTCCCTGCACAACGTTTGTATGTGGAAACTATCCGCCGGGTGAAAAAAGTAGCTCGTGAGATTGCTCATGCACTGCAAATATCAGGACCTTTCAATATTCAGTTCCTTGCAAAAGAAAACGAGATAAAGGTTATCGAGTGTAATCTGAGAGCTTCACGCTCATTCCCATTTGTATCGAAAGTCTTGAAGATTAACTTTATCGAACTGGCTACTCAAGTAATGTTGGGTATGAAGGTTGAGAAACCAAGCAAGAATGCTTTCGATTTGGATTATGTCGGAATCAAAGCATCTCAATTCTCGTTCTCTCGCCTGCAAAAAGCCGACCCTGTTTTGGGAGTCGATATGGCTTCTACGGGTGAGGTGGGATGTATCGGAGACAACTTCCACGATGCAATGCTTAAATCGATGTTGTCGGTAGGATACCGTATACCTAAGAAAACGGTGCTTTTCTCTACAGGACCTGCTAAATCGAAAGTGGCATTGTTAGAGGCAGCTCAACTGCTTCACGAAAAAGGATACGACATCTATGCAACAGGTGGCTCACAGAAATTCTTGGTAGATAACGGAGTACCTGCTACTCAGGTATACTGGCCATCGGAAGATCAAAAACCGAGTGCTTTGGAAATGATCCAAAACAAACAGATCGACTTAGTGGTAAACATACCTAAGAACTTTTCGAGCAGCGAGTTGAATAATGGATACAAGATTCGTAGAGCAGCTATCGACTTTAATATTCCATTGCTGACAAACTCTCGATTGGCATCGGCATTTATCCAAGCATTCTGCAAAGTGAATGTGGATGATCTTGAGATCAAAGCATGGGATGAATACGAATAA